The following proteins are encoded in a genomic region of Rhizobium sp. ZPR4:
- a CDS encoding LysR substrate-binding domain-containing protein yields the protein MHRLRSLVPSANYLFVFEAAARRRSFTAAAEELNVSQPAVSKTIKLLEEATGLRLFRREHTRLELTAEGQRLYRETQQAFDHLHMVLTSLRTKHSNDTVRVSFSASFVQLWLLPRLKDFKQQHPDIALRIEESSRDDQNLDEENIDISARLGAGKWPGMHAWHFVTEEVIPVCSPDYLRESGPINEPADLLNHKLLHFEERHRVRLGWHDWLNRHSVPVARLNQDFVFTDALSSIEAAVLGQGIALGWKHLVHDHVRAGRLVYPLDAVHRSGQTIYIIMPAQRPAKHGAMLFRDWLLEQGADAPVFAATETPST from the coding sequence ATGCACAGACTGCGATCGCTCGTTCCCTCCGCCAACTATCTTTTCGTCTTCGAGGCGGCTGCCCGGCGACGAAGTTTCACAGCCGCCGCCGAGGAGCTGAATGTCAGCCAGCCCGCCGTCAGCAAGACGATCAAGCTGCTGGAGGAGGCAACGGGACTGAGGCTGTTTCGCCGCGAACACACACGGCTGGAGCTGACCGCCGAGGGACAGAGGCTCTACAGAGAAACCCAGCAGGCATTCGATCATTTGCACATGGTGCTGACATCCTTGCGCACCAAACACTCGAACGACACCGTCAGGGTGTCGTTCTCCGCTTCCTTTGTGCAGCTCTGGCTTCTTCCGCGCCTCAAGGATTTCAAGCAACAGCATCCCGACATCGCGCTACGCATCGAGGAAAGCAGCCGCGACGATCAGAATCTGGATGAGGAGAATATCGACATTTCAGCCCGGCTCGGGGCGGGAAAGTGGCCAGGAATGCATGCATGGCATTTCGTCACCGAGGAGGTCATTCCAGTTTGCAGCCCCGATTATCTCCGGGAGAGCGGGCCCATCAATGAGCCTGCCGACTTGCTCAATCACAAGCTTCTGCATTTCGAAGAACGACATCGCGTTCGGCTCGGCTGGCATGATTGGCTCAACCGCCATTCCGTTCCCGTCGCCCGGCTTAACCAGGATTTCGTTTTCACCGACGCATTGAGCTCGATTGAGGCCGCCGTTCTCGGGCAAGGCATAGCGCTCGGTTGGAAACACCTCGTCCATGATCATGTGCGGGCCGGCCGGCTGGTCTATCCGCTGGACGCAGTTCATCGCTCCGGTCAGACAATTTACATCATCATGCCGGCGCAGCGGCCGGCAAAACATGGTGCCATGCTCTTCCGCGATTGGCTGCTCGAACAGGGTGCCGACGCACCTGTCTTCGCAGCCACCGAGACGCCATCGACCTAG
- a CDS encoding FAD-dependent oxidoreductase → MQTHARAVVIGGGCVGAAILYGLAKRGWTDVALLERTQLTAGSTWHAAGLIPSYARSLNIGRMIAKTIEIYEGLEAETGQHVGWHKCGQLRIANTRDRLDEYKSYMSVAAVQGIRAELVTPQEARALWPLLENNQDMLAALYHPDDGHIAPADVTQAMAKGARDRGAKIYLNTEVRGFERLPGGGWKILTNNGEIICEHIISATGNYARQTGAMLGLEIPAIPIVHQYWITDAVPEVVERKRQGLPEMPILRDEGFEGYLREEGDGLMFGPYEKTEHLKLFAENGVPEWFGADLLEEDFDSVSWNWERAMELVPALGRAGIKANVRGPFQMTADELPLVGPAWGLENVWVAEGVPGGILWGGAIGYYLSERIVEGANSLDTSELDPRRFGDYANKEWTRHKVRESWGTHAEQHYPGQDMPAARPQKTAPSYDILSRHGAVWSVLNGWEMPGWFAPEGVEAKDQHSWRWTEKGKYVGEEVGAVRNAVGLVEMTPMTKFEVSGPGAEVWLDGILANRLPKIGRVNLSHHLTKNGGVQAEYIVSRLEDGTFYLISTPRAERWNFDDLSKLLPRDGTVHLRNVTNERGCFTIVGPKAREVLQGLTELDLSNEAFSWFGVKSGTVGLASDVRLLRVNYEGELGWELYHPLCYQRHLLEALLAAGKPHGLRLIGLQALESLRLEKSYRAMYRDMNPELTAWESSLDRFVRLDKGDFIGKQALLRQKEEGARQRSVTISIDTDGASSFIHEGVYHNGKLAGRITSGGYAYTLGCDIAFALLPVELGNPGTELGVPILGEMRKARVIAESPYDPNALRGRM, encoded by the coding sequence ATGCAAACTCATGCTCGCGCCGTTGTCATCGGTGGTGGTTGTGTCGGCGCCGCCATTCTTTATGGTCTCGCCAAACGGGGTTGGACGGATGTCGCGCTTCTGGAACGCACGCAACTGACCGCCGGCTCCACCTGGCATGCAGCCGGCCTCATCCCTTCTTACGCCCGCAGCCTCAATATCGGCCGGATGATCGCAAAGACTATCGAGATCTATGAGGGTCTGGAAGCGGAAACCGGTCAGCATGTCGGCTGGCACAAATGCGGACAACTGCGCATTGCCAACACGCGTGATCGGCTGGACGAATACAAAAGCTACATGAGTGTTGCCGCGGTTCAGGGTATTCGCGCCGAACTCGTGACGCCGCAGGAGGCTCGCGCACTCTGGCCGCTCCTTGAAAACAACCAGGACATGCTGGCGGCACTCTACCATCCCGATGACGGCCACATCGCGCCGGCGGATGTGACCCAGGCAATGGCGAAGGGTGCACGCGATCGTGGCGCCAAGATCTACCTCAACACCGAAGTGCGTGGCTTCGAGCGCTTGCCGGGAGGCGGATGGAAGATTCTCACCAACAACGGCGAGATCATTTGCGAGCATATCATCTCGGCGACCGGCAATTATGCACGCCAGACAGGCGCCATGCTCGGTCTTGAAATTCCGGCAATCCCAATTGTTCATCAATACTGGATCACCGACGCAGTGCCGGAAGTGGTGGAGCGTAAGCGGCAGGGTCTGCCGGAAATGCCGATCCTGCGCGATGAAGGCTTCGAGGGCTATCTGCGCGAGGAGGGTGACGGCCTGATGTTCGGACCTTATGAAAAGACCGAGCATCTGAAGCTCTTTGCGGAGAACGGCGTTCCGGAATGGTTCGGCGCCGACTTGCTGGAGGAGGATTTCGATTCCGTCTCGTGGAACTGGGAGCGTGCCATGGAACTTGTTCCCGCTCTCGGTCGGGCTGGCATCAAGGCGAATGTGCGCGGCCCGTTCCAAATGACGGCTGATGAGCTGCCCCTCGTAGGCCCGGCCTGGGGGCTGGAGAATGTGTGGGTCGCCGAAGGCGTGCCGGGCGGCATCCTATGGGGCGGCGCCATCGGCTACTACCTGTCGGAACGCATTGTCGAAGGCGCCAATAGTCTCGATACTTCGGAGCTCGATCCGCGTCGCTTCGGCGATTATGCCAATAAGGAATGGACGCGGCACAAGGTGCGCGAAAGCTGGGGGACCCATGCCGAGCAGCATTATCCGGGTCAGGACATGCCGGCGGCCCGCCCTCAGAAGACGGCGCCTTCCTATGATATTCTTTCCCGGCACGGCGCGGTCTGGAGTGTCCTGAACGGTTGGGAAATGCCGGGTTGGTTCGCGCCGGAAGGCGTCGAGGCCAAGGACCAGCATAGCTGGCGCTGGACGGAAAAAGGCAAGTATGTCGGCGAGGAAGTCGGTGCGGTGCGCAACGCCGTTGGTCTCGTCGAAATGACGCCGATGACGAAGTTCGAGGTCTCCGGTCCAGGCGCCGAAGTGTGGCTCGATGGCATCCTCGCCAATCGCCTCCCGAAGATCGGCCGCGTCAATCTCAGTCATCATTTGACCAAGAATGGCGGTGTCCAGGCGGAATATATCGTCTCCCGCCTTGAAGACGGTACATTCTACCTCATTTCGACGCCACGGGCCGAGCGCTGGAATTTCGACGACCTATCGAAGCTCCTTCCGAGGGACGGGACGGTTCACCTGCGCAATGTGACCAACGAGCGCGGTTGCTTCACCATCGTCGGACCCAAGGCACGCGAAGTGCTGCAGGGGCTCACTGAACTCGATCTGTCCAACGAAGCCTTTTCTTGGTTCGGGGTTAAATCGGGCACGGTTGGTCTTGCTAGCGATGTGCGTCTATTGCGCGTGAACTACGAAGGCGAACTGGGATGGGAACTCTACCATCCTCTTTGCTATCAGCGTCATCTACTCGAAGCCTTGCTGGCGGCGGGCAAGCCGCACGGCCTGCGTTTGATCGGTCTGCAGGCGCTGGAATCGCTCCGGCTGGAGAAATCCTATCGTGCCATGTATCGCGACATGAACCCGGAGCTGACAGCCTGGGAAAGCAGTCTCGACCGCTTCGTTCGGCTGGACAAGGGAGATTTCATCGGCAAGCAAGCATTGCTGCGTCAGAAGGAAGAGGGCGCCAGACAACGGTCGGTCACGATTTCCATCGATACGGACGGAGCAAGTTCGTTCATCCATGAAGGTGTCTATCACAATGGCAAGCTCGCTGGCCGTATTACCTCCGGCGGTTACGCTTATACGCTTGGCTGCGACATCGCTTTCGCCCTGCTTCCCGTCGAGCTTGGCAATCCCGGGACCGAACTCGGGGTGCCGATCCTGGGGGAGATGCGCAAGGCGCGCGTGATCGCTGAATCACCCTATGATCCCAATGCCCTGCGCGGTCGCATGTGA
- a CDS encoding FAD-binding oxidoreductase, which produces MLNDSRSHGLWERTAIAAPRTFPLSGELTADVVIVGGGFTGLSAALHLAEAGQSVVVLEGAEIGFGGSGRNVGLINAGMWVMPDDLPGELGDIYGERLLQLLGDGPQTVMSIIDKHGIECELERSGTLHCAVGKSGLAEITERARQWQKRGAPVELLDAAETATRIGTMAYAGALLDRRAGTLQPLGYVRGLAHAALRAGAVLHTGSPVLSCVPDGTGWKVSTASGSVSAGWVVVASDAYSEGPWAKVRREQVHLPYFNLATRSLPSELRNSILPGREGAWDTKEILSSFRIDRDGRLVFGSVGALRNTGTAVHVGWAKRALARLFPELGPVEFEYEWYGKIGMTDNALPRFHRFEQNIVGFSGYNGRGIAPGTVFGQILARHILGELQEVDLPLPITDAKEQPFRGFKESYYEVGAQLAHFSGERF; this is translated from the coding sequence ATGTTGAATGATTCACGCTCCCATGGCTTGTGGGAAAGAACTGCCATTGCGGCCCCTCGGACATTTCCCCTGAGTGGCGAGCTCACCGCGGATGTCGTGATTGTGGGTGGCGGCTTCACTGGGCTTTCGGCAGCCCTGCATCTTGCAGAAGCCGGGCAAAGTGTCGTCGTGCTTGAGGGTGCGGAAATTGGCTTCGGCGGATCGGGCCGCAACGTCGGCCTGATAAATGCCGGCATGTGGGTGATGCCGGACGACTTGCCGGGCGAGCTCGGCGACATCTATGGTGAGCGTCTGCTCCAGCTTCTCGGCGATGGTCCGCAGACCGTCATGTCCATCATCGACAAGCACGGCATCGAGTGTGAACTCGAGCGCAGCGGCACTCTGCACTGCGCGGTTGGCAAGTCTGGCTTGGCGGAGATCACCGAGCGCGCGAGGCAATGGCAGAAGCGGGGGGCGCCCGTTGAGCTTTTGGATGCGGCTGAGACAGCGACCCGGATCGGCACGATGGCCTATGCCGGTGCGCTCCTTGATCGGCGTGCGGGCACGCTACAGCCGCTTGGCTATGTGCGCGGGCTGGCGCATGCGGCGCTGCGTGCCGGTGCCGTGCTGCATACCGGGTCGCCTGTGCTTTCATGCGTGCCGGACGGAACCGGCTGGAAAGTCTCGACCGCAAGCGGCTCTGTAAGCGCTGGATGGGTTGTGGTCGCGAGCGACGCCTATAGCGAAGGGCCGTGGGCAAAGGTTCGCCGCGAGCAAGTGCATCTTCCTTATTTCAATCTTGCCACCCGGTCGCTGCCATCCGAACTGCGCAACTCCATCCTTCCCGGTCGGGAAGGGGCATGGGATACGAAGGAAATCCTGTCGTCCTTCCGGATTGATAGGGACGGTCGCCTAGTATTCGGCAGCGTCGGCGCCTTGCGCAATACGGGAACGGCTGTCCATGTCGGTTGGGCAAAACGCGCGCTTGCTCGGCTCTTTCCGGAGCTAGGGCCTGTTGAGTTCGAATATGAATGGTACGGCAAGATCGGCATGACGGATAATGCCCTGCCGCGCTTCCATCGTTTCGAGCAGAACATCGTGGGTTTTTCCGGCTACAACGGTCGCGGTATAGCGCCAGGTACCGTCTTCGGACAGATATTGGCCCGCCATATTCTCGGGGAACTGCAAGAGGTCGATCTGCCGCTGCCGATCACCGATGCGAAGGAACAGCCCTTCAGGGGCTTCAAGGAATCCTACTACGAGGTTGGTGCCCAGCTCGCGCACTTTTCCGGAGAGAGATTCTAG
- a CDS encoding electron transfer flavoprotein subunit alpha/FixB family protein: protein MAILLLADHDNAHLSDQTAKALTAATKIASTSGADVHVLVAGAGAKAAAEQAAKLSGVSKVLVAEDASLANNLAEPLAALIVSLAGSYDTIIGAATSVGKNVLPRVAALLDVAQVSEIIEVVSADTFKRPIYAGNAIQTVQSTDARKVITVRTASFASAAEGGSASVETVSAAANPGLSTFVGDALSSSDRPELTSAKIIISGGRALGSAEKFKEVILPVADKLGAAVGASRAAVDAGYAPNDWQVGQTGKVVAPQLYIACGISGAIQHLAGMKDSKVIVAINKDEEAPIFQIADYGLVADLFEALPELQKAS from the coding sequence ATGGCCATTCTTCTTCTGGCTGATCACGACAATGCCCATCTCTCCGACCAGACTGCCAAGGCGCTGACGGCGGCAACGAAGATCGCCAGCACATCGGGAGCCGACGTCCATGTGCTGGTTGCCGGTGCGGGCGCCAAGGCTGCGGCCGAGCAGGCTGCCAAGCTTTCCGGCGTCTCCAAGGTATTGGTTGCCGAGGATGCCAGCCTTGCCAACAATCTCGCAGAACCGCTGGCGGCGCTGATCGTTTCGCTGGCCGGTTCCTACGACACCATCATCGGTGCCGCGACTTCGGTCGGCAAGAACGTGCTGCCGCGCGTCGCCGCCCTGCTCGACGTTGCCCAGGTCTCGGAGATCATCGAAGTCGTTTCCGCCGACACCTTCAAGCGGCCGATCTATGCCGGCAATGCCATCCAGACGGTACAGTCGACCGACGCCAGGAAGGTGATTACCGTGCGTACCGCCTCCTTCGCGTCTGCTGCCGAAGGCGGTTCGGCTTCGGTCGAGACGGTATCGGCTGCGGCCAATCCCGGTCTTTCCACCTTCGTCGGCGATGCGCTGTCGTCTTCGGATCGTCCGGAGCTGACCTCCGCCAAGATCATCATCTCCGGTGGCCGTGCGCTGGGCTCGGCGGAAAAATTCAAGGAAGTCATCCTGCCGGTTGCCGACAAGCTCGGTGCCGCCGTTGGCGCCTCCCGCGCCGCCGTCGATGCCGGCTACGCGCCGAACGACTGGCAGGTGGGCCAGACCGGCAAGGTGGTGGCACCGCAGCTCTACATCGCCTGCGGCATTTCCGGCGCCATCCAGCATCTGGCCGGCATGAAGGATAGCAAGGTCATCGTTGCCATCAACAAGGACGAGGAAGCCCCGATCTTCCAGATCGCCGACTATGGCCTCGTCGCAGACCTCTTCGAAGCCCTGCCGGAATTGCAAAAGGCGTCGTAG
- a CDS encoding electron transfer flavoprotein subunit beta/FixA family protein, whose product MKILVPVKRVVDYNVKIRVKPDGSGVELSNVKMSMNPFDEISVEEALRLKEAGKAEEVVVVSIGPAKAEETLRTALAMGADRAILVETDDQVEPLAVAKILKGVADAEQPGLIIVGKQAIDDDSNQTGQMLAALLGSAQATFASKIEIGDGSAKVTREVDGGLQTIEVKLPAVVTSDLRLNEPRYASLPNIMKAKKKPLDKKSPADFGVSTEPRLKVLKTEEPSGRKAGVKVKSVAELVEKLKTEAGVL is encoded by the coding sequence ATGAAGATACTGGTTCCCGTTAAGCGGGTCGTTGACTACAACGTAAAGATCCGCGTGAAGCCGGATGGTTCTGGCGTTGAGCTATCGAACGTGAAGATGTCGATGAACCCGTTCGACGAGATCTCGGTCGAAGAGGCGCTGCGTCTGAAGGAAGCCGGCAAGGCCGAGGAAGTGGTGGTCGTGTCGATCGGGCCAGCCAAGGCTGAAGAGACGCTGAGAACGGCGCTCGCCATGGGTGCGGATCGCGCCATCCTGGTCGAGACCGACGATCAAGTCGAGCCGCTCGCGGTTGCCAAGATCCTGAAGGGTGTTGCAGACGCCGAACAGCCGGGCCTCATCATCGTCGGCAAGCAGGCGATCGATGACGACAGTAACCAGACCGGCCAGATGCTGGCAGCATTGCTCGGCTCGGCCCAGGCCACCTTCGCCTCGAAGATCGAGATCGGCGATGGTAGCGCCAAGGTCACCCGCGAAGTCGATGGCGGCCTGCAGACGATCGAGGTCAAGCTTCCGGCTGTCGTCACCTCGGACCTGCGCCTCAACGAACCGCGTTATGCTTCGCTGCCGAACATCATGAAGGCCAAGAAGAAGCCGCTCGACAAGAAGTCGCCGGCCGATTTCGGCGTATCGACCGAGCCGCGGCTGAAGGTGCTGAAGACGGAAGAGCCCTCGGGCCGCAAGGCGGGCGTCAAGGTCAAGTCGGTTGCCGAGCTGGTCGAAAAGCTCAAGACCGAAGCCGGCGTTCTCTAA